Proteins from a single region of Mucilaginibacter daejeonensis:
- a CDS encoding glycosyltransferase, producing the protein MSNAIIQNKDIIIVGQQPWDVEIGSNCKNIALEFSKHNRVLYVNSPLDRITLLRHKDSPNVKKRLEVIKGKTNGLVRLDENLWTYYPDEMIESVNWIKNDTFYTFLNKLNNKRFARSIKKAVKELGFTDYVLFNDNDMFRSFYLKELLTPAVSIYYSRDFMLAVDYWKLHGTTMEPELIAKSDLCVANSTYLANYCKQYNSNSFYVGQGCDLDTFTAYDQQKQFPKDVMYIPNPVIGYVGALQSIRLDMELLRYVARQRPHWSIVLVGPEDGEFAKSDLHSIPNIHFLGAKNPDLLPAYISAFDVCINPQIVNQVTIGNYPRKIDEYLAMGKPVVATRTEAMSAFADHVYLGETKEDYVQLIDKALAENSETLKQERIRFAGTHTWTNNVAEIYSAIKKVLPTYA; encoded by the coding sequence AGACATCATTATTGTAGGTCAGCAGCCATGGGATGTTGAGATCGGCAGTAATTGTAAGAATATAGCACTCGAGTTCAGCAAGCATAACCGGGTATTATATGTAAACTCCCCTTTGGATCGTATCACCTTGCTGCGGCACAAGGATTCGCCCAACGTAAAAAAGCGGCTTGAGGTGATCAAAGGCAAGACCAACGGTTTAGTAAGGCTTGATGAGAACCTTTGGACCTACTACCCCGATGAGATGATCGAATCGGTGAATTGGATCAAGAACGATACTTTTTATACTTTCCTCAATAAATTGAATAACAAGCGTTTTGCCCGCAGTATCAAAAAGGCGGTCAAAGAATTGGGTTTTACCGATTACGTGCTGTTCAATGACAACGATATGTTCCGCAGCTTTTATTTGAAAGAGCTGTTGACCCCGGCCGTAAGCATTTACTACTCCCGCGATTTTATGCTGGCGGTAGACTACTGGAAGCTTCATGGCACCACCATGGAGCCCGAGCTGATCGCTAAAAGCGACCTGTGCGTGGCCAACTCCACCTACCTGGCCAATTACTGCAAACAATACAATAGTAATTCTTTCTATGTAGGTCAGGGTTGTGACCTAGATACCTTTACAGCGTATGATCAGCAAAAGCAGTTCCCTAAAGATGTGATGTATATTCCTAATCCGGTGATCGGTTACGTTGGGGCGCTGCAAAGTATAAGGCTTGATATGGAGCTGCTGCGCTACGTGGCCCGTCAACGACCGCATTGGAGCATCGTACTGGTAGGACCCGAAGATGGCGAGTTCGCTAAAAGTGATCTGCACAGTATCCCTAACATCCATTTCTTAGGCGCCAAGAACCCCGACCTGCTTCCGGCATACATCAGTGCTTTTGATGTATGTATCAATCCGCAGATCGTTAATCAGGTCACGATCGGTAATTACCCGCGTAAGATCGATGAGTATCTGGCTATGGGCAAACCAGTGGTGGCTACCCGCACCGAGGCCATGAGCGCTTTCGCTGATCATGTTTATCTGGGCGAGACCAAAGAGGATTACGTGCAACTGATCGACAAGGCACTTGCCGAGAACAGCGAGACGCTGAAACAGGAACGTATACGTTTTGCAGGCACGCACACCTGGACCAACAACGTGGCCGAGATCTATAGTGCTATTAAAAAAGTACTTCCCACGTATGCTTAA